From the Burkholderia cenocepacia genome, the window CCGAACTTCGCGACCTCCTCGACCAGCGCTTCGTTCTTGACGTCGCCGTCTTCGACCGTATCGGTGCTCTGCTTGCGCGTCACCTTGAACTGCACGGCTTCCACGCTGCGGCCGGATTTGTGTTCGATCAGCTCGAGCGTGTGGTCCGATACTTCGTTCACCTCCTGGATGCACGGCACCAGGACCTTGCTCTTGAACAGCTTGTATTCCTTGTACGACTGCGATGCCTTGTCCTGGCCGAGAATGAGGTCACGAAATTTCGGCAGCGGAATCTTCGCGGTGATGCCGATCCCCTCGTAACGCACCGTGTTTTCCCACAGCGCGAGCGAATGCGACCGCCGGAACTCGCGGGCGATCCGCATATCGATCAGTGCGTAGATTTCGGGATTGAGCAGTTCGCTGCGAATCTGGTCGGAGAAGCTGTACTTCAGCACCGATTGCTCGAGCTCCGCGCCGGCGAGCAGGCCCGACGCTTTCCAGACCGTCGAACGGTCCGCGGCCAGGTAGTCCCAGTTGACGACGGTACTGATCAACGAGTTGACCGTATCCTTCACGTACTTCGTGTTGTTGCTGTTCAGCCCGCTCTCGTGCGACAGCGACGCGATCGAAATCGAGAAGCTCGTTCGGCCCGGTTCGAACGCCTCCTGCCGAAGCGCATTCTTGATCAGCGAGCTGAACATCTTGCGCTGCTGCAGACCGATCTTGCCGGACTTCGGCGCGATATGAATCGCCTGGACCGCCTTGCGCAGCAAGTCGGGCGGCTCGGGGGTCTGAAACAGCGAAACCTGTTTGTCTGAGCCTTTGCTTGCGGGCTTGCGCGGCATCGTGGTGTCCGGGTAAGGTTGCCTTATTGAGAGCGGACTTTATACCTTTTCGCGGCACGGGGCAACGTCCTTGCTCTAGCAT encodes:
- a CDS encoding replication initiation protein: MPRKPASKGSDKQVSLFQTPEPPDLLRKAVQAIHIAPKSGKIGLQQRKMFSSLIKNALRQEAFEPGRTSFSISIASLSHESGLNSNNTKYVKDTVNSLISTVVNWDYLAADRSTVWKASGLLAGAELEQSVLKYSFSDQIRSELLNPEIYALIDMRIAREFRRSHSLALWENTVRYEGIGITAKIPLPKFRDLILGQDKASQSYKEYKLFKSKVLVPCIQEVNEVSDHTLELIEHKSGRSVEAVQFKVTRKQSTDTVEDGDVKNEALVEEVAKFGIPRSEARRLITQYGVQRIKAAIAYTLNRTTKKNATPVDNVAAYFRKALTHGYTLADGQGTEAAAPAKESAQSKQEQIRDKYLAAKVEEAGAYFRELEIDDQTKLIERYNETVAGSKDLTLSPKKKASKLAQTSFFRWLALDTWGEPTSDDLLEFLLKSSLAGN